From the genome of Streptomyces ficellus:
GGCAAGGACCGCGTCGTCCTCACGGACTTCGGCATCGCCCACCTCGCCGACGCCACGACCAAGCTCAGCCACAGCGGGATCGTCATCGGCACGCCGCAGTACATGCCGCCGGAGCAGTTGGAGGGCAAGCGCCCGACACCCGCCAACGACCTGTGGGCACTCGGCGCCACGCTCTACCACGCCGTCGAGGGGCGGCCGCCGTTCGACGCCGAGGGGCTGCACGCCCTCGCCATCGCCGTCTTCACCCGCCCCCACCGGCCGCCCGTCCAGGCCGGCCCGCTGACACCCGTACTGGACGCGCTTCTCGCCAAGGACCCGGCGCAGCGCGCGAGCGCCGCCGAGGCCGCCGAACTCCTCGGCGCGGTCCTGCGCGGCACCGGGCCGGGACCGGAACCAGTGCCGGTACCGGAACAAGGGGCCGATCCCGCGCCGGTGCCCCTGCCGGAGGCTCCGACGCAGCCGGCACCCACCCCGACGGAACCGGATCCGCGACCGCTGCCCGAGCGGTCGTCCGAGCAGTCCTCCCTGACCCCCACCACCCCCGACGGCTCACGCCACCCGGTGGCGGACGGGCAGCCCGGCACACCACCCGCCACGACCGCCCCGGCGACCACACCCGTGCCCGAGTCCGTACCCGGGTCTGTGCCTCCGGCCGAGGAAGTGGTCTCGATCGGCGGGGCGGACCGCGATCGGCGGAGCGCGGGGACCGCCGGCCGGCGGCGTACCCTCACGCAGCGGTCCGGCGTCCTGGCCGTCGCCCTGGCGACCCTCGCCGCCGGCTCCGTGCTGACCTGGAAGCTGACCGGGGACGAGCCGGCCGGGGGCGGGGGGAAGGCGGGTGCCGGCGGTGCGGGGGGCAACGGCTCCGGGGCGTCCTCCACCACGGTCGTGATCGGTGTGGACGCGCCGCTCAGCGGTGACCTGTCGTTCCTCGGTGCCGGCATCAAGCACTCCGCCGACCTGGCCGTGAAGACCGCCAACCAGAAGCGTCATGTGCCCGGTGTGACGTTCGAGGTCAAGGCCCTGGACGACGAGGCGCTGCCGACGGCGGGGCAGCGGAACGCCGAGCGGTTCATCGCCGACGACAAGGTGCTCGGTGTCGTCGGACCACTCAACTCCGCCGTCGCCCATTCCATGCTGGAGCCGCTCGAACGGGCGAAACTGGTCAACGTCTCGCCCGCCAACACCAGCCCCGTCCTGACGCACGGCTTCGACTGGGCCAAGGGCACCAAGTCCCGCCAGTCCACGACCTACTTCCGTACCGTGGCCACCGACGTGGACCAGGGCCCGTTCGCCGCCCGGTACCTGTACCGGGACGCCGGGAAGCGGAAGGTCTTCGTCGTCGACGACAACACCTCCTACGGCACCGGGCTCACCGCCGGGTTCAGGAGCGGGTTCACCGCGCTCGGCGGGAGGGTCGTCGGCGCGGACCACGTGGCCCCCGAGGACGGCGAGTTCTCCGCCCTCGCCGCGAAGGTCCGGGCCTCGGGCGCCGACGCCGTGTACTTCGGCGGCTACTACACCACCGCGGCGCCGCTCTCCCGGCAGCTCAAGGAGGCCGGCGCGAACATCCCCCTGATGGGCGGCGACGGCATCTTCGACCCGCAGTACACCGAGACCAACGACCGCGCCGAGGGCGACCTGGCCACCGGCATCGGCGCGCCCGCCGAGGACCTCCCGGGCGGGCGGGACTTCCTCTCCCGGTACCGGGCGGCCGGCTATCCGGACGAGGCCGGCGCGTACGGTGCCTACGCCTACGACGCGACCTGGGCCGTCATCGAGGCGGTGAAGGCCGTCGCGGCGGCCCACGGCGGCTCCCTCCCCGCGAACGCCAGGGCACGGACGGCCGAGGCGGTGGCGGGTGTGGCGTTCGACGGTGTCACCGGGCGCGTCGCCTTCGACGAGTACGGCGACACGGTCAACCGCCGGCTCACCGTGCACGCGGTGAAGGGCGGCGACTGGAAGAGCGTCAAGAGCGGCCCGCACACCCCCTGACCCCCGGTACGGCACCGCCCGCGCCCCGGTACGGCACGACACCGCCCGCGCCCGCCCCGGGCGCCCCGCCTCAGGCGACCGGCTGGGCGATGCCGCTGTGCAGGGTCCGCCGGGCGCCGCGCACCGCGTCGTTCAGGTGCGCGACCAGCCGGGCCACCGCCGCGTAGAGCTGCCGTACCGGCTCCAGGCGCTCCAGCCGCGGTGCCAGGGCCGAGAGGGTGATGGCCAGCGCGACGCCCGCCCAGGCCAGGGGGCCGAGCGGGGTGCAGCCGAAGAAGTGGCTGACCCCGGGCGTCTGGACGAGCGCGGCGAGCACGGCGGCGGAGCCCAGGGCGGTGGTCCACACCAGCGGGCTGTGGCGCCGGCCGGACAGGGTCTGCACCAGTTGAGCGCCGACCACGCCGCACAGGGCCATGGTGGTGGCCCGCCGGTGGGTGCCGGGCGTGAGGCGGCCGAACAGGTAGGCGGCGACGGCGCCCAGGCAGGTGGTGACGCCCCGGCGCCGGATGGCACGCAGCAGGGGCACACCGAGGACCTCGAGGTTCATCGGACCGTTCGCCGCCGGGTCCGCCGTCGAGGGGTCGTCGCTCGGTGTCACGGCCACCGCCATGGCGGGGAACATGTCCGTGAGCAGGTTCACCAGCAGCAGCTGACGCGTCGACAGCGGCGAGGAGCCCGCCAGCAGCGTCCCGAGGACGCTGAAGCCGACCTCGCCCGCGTTGCCGCCGATGAGGATGCTCACGGCGTCGGCGACGCTCCGCCACAGGGCCCTGCCCTCGGCGATCGCGTCGACCAGCACGGACAGGTCGCCGGTGGTCACCACCAGGTCGGCGGCGTTGCGGGCGGCCGCCGACCCGCGCGCCTCGATGCCGACGCCCACGTCGGC
Proteins encoded in this window:
- a CDS encoding branched-chain amino acid ABC transporter substrate-binding protein: MLTWKLTGDEPAGGGGKAGAGGAGGNGSGASSTTVVIGVDAPLSGDLSFLGAGIKHSADLAVKTANQKRHVPGVTFEVKALDDEALPTAGQRNAERFIADDKVLGVVGPLNSAVAHSMLEPLERAKLVNVSPANTSPVLTHGFDWAKGTKSRQSTTYFRTVATDVDQGPFAARYLYRDAGKRKVFVVDDNTSYGTGLTAGFRSGFTALGGRVVGADHVAPEDGEFSALAAKVRASGADAVYFGGYYTTAAPLSRQLKEAGANIPLMGGDGIFDPQYTETNDRAEGDLATGIGAPAEDLPGGRDFLSRYRAAGYPDEAGAYGAYAYDATWAVIEAVKAVAAAHGGSLPANARARTAEAVAGVAFDGVTGRVAFDEYGDTVNRRLTVHAVKGGDWKSVKSGPHTP